The DNA region CCAAAGGGTTAACCCCAGAAGAAGTATACCAAATGATATCCAACCACTTATCATGATCTATTTTTCAATAAATATTAATCGTTATAGATGGATTAAGAAAGAGCTTCGGAATGATGGTTCCAAAGCTCTTTTTCTTAGTGTATAGGTATTACTTGTCCATATTTCAGCAAATCTTTGATTGAAATATATCGCACAAGGTCTAATTCATCATCATAAATGGCTAAATAGAGTTGATTCTGATTCCAAAGATGATAGCCAATAATTGGATAGGCAAAATTTACTTGGTTGTTATATTTACTACCAACAAACATCAATCTTTGATTTGCTTGCAGTAGGGATTTGATCTGGCTTAAATCGATGATTCCTTCATTCTGTGAGTGATTGCTTAACCAGGATAAATCGTCGTTTGGGTTAAAGGATAAATTCCTGTTCTGAAATGCATTTGTTAAAGTTTCTTGAAATGTAAGTACAGTGGGTACAATGTTCTTTATCTTCTGTTCATTTAGATCGGGTAACCATTCTCCAGTAGAGCCTTCGATATAGACGATTTCTTTGCCTAGATCATATTTCCAAAAACTTTCAATTGGTGAAAAATAATAAAATGATTTTGGTTGAAGTTGTTGAATATCTTCATTGATAATTACATTTTTTTGATAAGGTAAATATGTTCCGATACCATATTCTAAGATTTGTTCTTGAATCGATCGATCCATTGTGACGATGAGGTAGACTTTATATTGAAGACTTACTGGGAAGGTTAACATCGTATGAGTTGGTGTTAAAGAATATTGCTCCGTATTATTTTTGACAATGTTAGTATTCATCTCTTTAAAGAGTGAATCTTTTTTTAACTGATTTAACCATTTCATCATCTCTATTGTACTTGAACTAACTTCTAACGGAACAAAGGCCACTTTTTGAATCATTACTACAGCAGTTAAGATTGTGAAGAAGAAGATAAAATATTTAAAATAATGTCTTTTCTCTCTCATAATTCACCTCTTTTCTATATATTTTCTCCCTAAAGATGATTTTATTTTGTAGAAAACGCAATGTCTGTTAGTTTCTGTCACTAAACAGTGCGAATTTATTGTTAAGTTTTAGCGAATGAAGATGAAAAAAGGTAAAAAAAAGAAAGATGAAAGGGGGTTTCATCTTTCTAAATAAAAAATTCCATAATTAATGGGCTGAACTATGATTCGTGGTGAATATCGCCATTTAATTTCGTTGATTCGATTCTCTTTGTCAATCCGTTTTTTTTCTAGCTCTATTTTTTGTTCGTTCGTCTTAACGTCTTTATCTTCTTCAGAATGAGTATGATAATAATTTTCAATTTGTTCTAATTCCATTTCAAGTCGTTCTTTTGCTAATTTTACCCAAGAAAAGTCTTCTTTATGAATCTCTCCTAATATCCATTCCTCTAATTGAAGCCTGGCTTCACGAAAGGTGATAAAAGGTGGAATTGTAGAAACATTTGCAGGTAATACGGGTGTTAAAGAGATTTCTTTTAATAGTGAAAGAAAATTGCTCTTCATTTTTCCATTCCCTAAATTGATTCCTAAAGAAAGAAAAAGGTCCTTTTTTTTATCACTGATAAATTCAATCTTATAATTTACTCCTAGCCATGGGTGTAGGTTGTGAATTTTTCCTTGCTGACCGAAAGATGTACGTATGTTATTATTATCTACTTGTTGGTATAATCGGACGATTTTCCCTCTTTTTTTTACAGAGTCAAAGATTTGTTGAAGTCTCCTAGAACCAAGTTTTACCACCTCACCGCGAATGTTAGGGGCTTGATCTGGATCAAAAATAAAATTCATGGTAAGAGTTTCTGGTTCAACTCCTGTTCTTTCGACAAAAGTCCAATAATAGGGTCGATTAGTTAAATCTTTATCCACATCAACGGAAAGCTTCACTTGAAAATGGGTGGGTGCTTTTTCAATAAATTCGCATTGATGAATATCTAGGTATTTTTCAACAAAATCTCGTACCCATGTATGACTCATCTGTTGATTCATTTACATTCATTCACCCCATTTTTAATTTGACTTCCGATTCCAGCTAAACGATCCCTAACTTCTTGATCATCTTTAGAATTAACCATAATGTCCATAATATTACTTTCGATATCTTTAAATTGTAGTCTTTCTAGAATGGTATCTAGTGAACCTATTACATTTTCAAACATATTAATTTTTTCATGTAAGAGATATAGAATATGTTCTTCAATCGTTTGGTTTGTTGATAAGTTATAAATATAAACGTCTTTGGTTTGACCTAGGCGATGAACACGTCCGATTCGCTGTTCAACTCTCATTGGATTCCAAGGAAGGTCATAATTAATAATATGGTTACAAAATTGCAAGTTGATTCCTTCACCACCAGCTTCCGTTGCAACCATTACCTGTGCTTTTCGTTGGAATAATTCCATCATCCAATCTTTCTTTCCACGATTAAATCCACCACGATAAGGAACCGATCTGATCCCCTGTTCTGCAAGTTTGCTCATCAAAAATTCTTGAGTGGCTCGATATTCAGTGAAGATGATCACCTTTTCATCCTTTAATTCGTTAAGCAGAGAGACCACTTTTTCTGCCTTTGACTGAACATCGACTTCTTTTGCAATTCGAACTAATCGAAGTATTTCTTCTTTCATCTCTTCGTTTCCGCCTGATTTTTTAAACATATTGACTAAAGTAATAAACGCCGCATCACGACTGCTGCATATTTCTCTTTGTAAGGTGATGAGAGCGAGCATATTTTGAATATCTCCACGAAATTTTCGGTATTGACCTTTTACGAAGCTAGAGATTTCATTATATAAACGTCGTTCAGGTTCGGTTAATTCGATTAGAATGTTTTGTACAATTCGTTTTGGAAACTTTAGCTCAATATTTTCGTCAGAGCGTTTATTGCGGATCATTACCTTTTCAATTTCATTTCGAAGCAGTTCTTTGTTTTTGGGGCTCCGTTTATCTTTCATATGCTCTTTCTGGAAGTGATGGAAGCGACCTAGTTGACCGGGTTTTAAGAGAGTGACAAGATTATAAAGTTCAATCATATCATTTTGGATGGGAGTAGCTGTTAATAAAAGGATAAATTTTTTACGAATACTATTAATGAACTCCCAGTTTTTTGTGTTTTTATTTTTTAATTTGTGTGCTTCATCTACAATTAACATGTCATAATTTTGGTTCATGATATGTTCACGATGTGGTGGACGTTTCGCGGTATCCATTGAAGCGACAATGATATCATATTGTTCCCACATCCATTCTTTTTTTTGAGCAACAGCAGGAATATCAAATTTTTGATTCAGTTCACGGGTCCATTGAAGGACTAATGAAGCTGGAACTAGAATTAAGATTTTTTTAGCTAGTCCACGAATCAGATATTCTTTCATGATTAATCCCGCTTCGATCGTTTTACCAAGTCCCACTTCATCTGCTAATATTGCTCGTCCATGCATTTCATTTAATACTTTTTTGGCAGTATGAATTTGATGAGGGAAAGGAGTTACATTTGCTAGATAGGACAAACACTGAAGTTCATCAAAGTCTTCTACCTTCATCACTTCTTCCGCTTGGTAGGCCATTTGAAACACTTCCCACATATTCCATGGACCATCCTGTTGAAAGGTACTTTGAAGATGTTCTATCCACTCTTGATCAAAATGAATGGGTACAGTCTGATCATTCACTTGAATCGAATAAATTCTCTCAGGTACCTTATTCATATCTCTACTCCTTTTTAAGCTCGATAAATGGCAATTACCTATTACGCTTTTTATAAGAATTCATGGATTCGACCTTTATCCGTATAGTTTAGTATGAGCGAAACTTTCATTTTTATGTTTTAAACTCAAGAAAATCGATGAAAAATCTACCGTGTTTTTGTTTAAATTGGTATAATGAAATCAAAGTTTTATTAATTTTAAAAAAAGAATAATTTAGCGAATGAAGATAAAAGGAGAGACTACATGGGTAGCGCCGAAGGAGCAAGCCTTTCATAAGGTGAATCTCTCAGGCAAAAGTACTTTTATTGGACGCAACTCTGGAGAGAGCTCATTTAGAGCCGCCAAAGGAGAAACTTTAGAATTCTAAAGGTAACTCTCAGGCAAAAAGGACAGAGCAAGTGATGGATTCTATCATTTGTTTTGTCTTTTTCTTTTATTAGAGAAATATTTCTTGTTTCGGAAAAAATAAAAAATAGGAGGTGCTTTCATGGCTGAATTAAAACGAACACCACTTTATCCTCTGTATCAAAAATATGGAGCAAAACTGATTGAGTTCGGAGGGTGGGAACTACCTGTTCAGTTTTCAGGCATTATTGATGAACATAAGGCTGTTAGAGAACGAGCTGGACTCTTTGATGTTTCTCATATGGGAGAAGTGGATATACAAGGGAAGGATGCCCTTCAATTTATTCAAAAAATGATTACCAATGATGCTTCTAAACTAGTTGACGGTAAAGCTTTATATAGTCCGATGTGCTATCCAGACGGGGGCACAGTGGATGATTTATTGGTTTATCGATTGGCTGAGGATCATTATCTCCTTGTCATTAATGCTGCGAATATTGACAAGGATGTGGCTTGGTTTATGGAGCATAAAAAAGGGGATGTTGAGATTAAAAATATCTCTCGAGAAGTTTCTCAATTAGCCCTACAAGGCCCACTTGCCGAAAAAGTATTACAAAAAATTGCGGATATCGATTTATCTACCATTGGATCTTTTTCTTTTCATCCAGATGTCCATTTAAAAGGTATCAAGGCATTGGTTTCCCGAACTGGATATACGGGGGAAGATGGGTTTGAAATCTATTTATCCAATGATGACGCAGTAAAACTTTATGATATAATATTAGAGATTGGGAAAGATGATGGTGTTATTCCTTGCGGGCTAGGGGCTAGGGATACATTGAGATTCGAAGCAAAATTACCTTTATATGGGCAAGAGCTTTCCCCAACCATCACTCCTATTGAAGCAGGACTTGCTTTTTTTGTGAAGTGGGATAAAGGTGACTTCATTGGTAGAGATGTACTATTGCAGCAAAAAGAGCAGGGAACTCCTAGAAAATTAGTTGGTATTGAGATGATTGAACGTGGAATACCCCGTTCCCATTATCCTGTATATGTTGGTGATGAACAAATAGGTGAAATCACGACAGGCACTCAATCTCCTACCTTGAGGAAAAACCTTGGACTAGCTCTCATTAAAACAGAACATGCAACAATAGGAAATGAAGTTTGGGTTGGGATTCGGAATAAGAAAATAAAAGCCCAAATTGTAAAGACTCCTTTTTATAAGAGGAGTAAATAAGACCATATGTACATAATTTTAGGGAGGTTTGTTAAATGAGCGAATTAAGACAAGATTTGAAGTACAGTAAAGAACATGAGTGGGTAGAAGTATTAGGAGATAACAAAGTAAGAATTGGGATCACTGATTATGCCCAAAACTCACTAGGTGATATCGTTTTCGTGGAGGTTCCAGGTGTAGGCGACGAAGTAACTGCTAACGAGACCATGGGTTCTGTTGAGTCTGTAAAAGCAGTTTCTGATGTGTATTGCCCTGTAACTGGTAAAGTAGTAGAAATCAATGAAAGCTTAGAGGAAGCACCAGAAGTGATCAATGAAGATCCATATGGTAAAGGTTGGATGGTTGTTGTAGAAATTAGTGATCCATCTGAATTAGATCAATTATTATCTGCAGAGGAATATGACGCCTTCATAAAAGAGGAGGAATAATCTTTATGAAATTCCGATATATCCCAAATACTGGTCAAGATCAACAAGAAATGTTGACAGCCATTGGGATTAAATCGGTGGGGGAATTATTTGCCGATATCCCAGAAACTGTCCGTTTTAAGGGCCATCTGAACATCCCAAAAGCCATGTCCGAGCTAGAAGTAACTCGACATATGCAACAATTAGCCAATAAAAACAAAACACTAAATGAATATACTAATTTTCTAGGAGCAGGAGTATATCATCATTTCATTCCTAGTGTGGTGAATCATGTCATCTCACGTTCGGAATTTTATACTGCATATACCCCTTATCAGCCTGAAATCAGTCAAGGAGAGCTACAAGCGATCTTTGAATTTCAGACATTAATTGCTGAATTAACTGGGATGGAGGCAGCTAATTCATCGATGTACGACGGAGCAACATCATTAGCAGAGGCTGCAGCTATGGCTGCAGGCTCTACCCGTCGTAATAAAATCGTTGTTTCTCATGCTGTCCATCCAGAATCAAGAGAAGTACTCAAAACAACAGCAAAAGGACATCATCTTGATATCGTTGAGGTGGGTATTAAGGAAGGTTTAACAAATTTAGAAGAGTTACGACATGTGATTGATGAACAAACGGCAGCTGTAATTGTACAGTACCCGAACTTTTTTGGACTTATCGAAGATCTTTATTCTATTGAAAAAATCACTCATGAGAAAAAAGTATTGTTCATCGTAAGTGCTAATCCAATGGCTCTTCCAATTCTAAAATCTCCTGGTGAATATCATGCGGATATTGTGGT from Tepidibacillus fermentans includes:
- a CDS encoding YqhG family protein, with product MNQQMSHTWVRDFVEKYLDIHQCEFIEKAPTHFQVKLSVDVDKDLTNRPYYWTFVERTGVEPETLTMNFIFDPDQAPNIRGEVVKLGSRRLQQIFDSVKKRGKIVRLYQQVDNNNIRTSFGQQGKIHNLHPWLGVNYKIEFISDKKKDLFLSLGINLGNGKMKSNFLSLLKEISLTPVLPANVSTIPPFITFREARLQLEEWILGEIHKEDFSWVKLAKERLEMELEQIENYYHTHSEEDKDVKTNEQKIELEKKRIDKENRINEIKWRYSPRIIVQPINYGIFYLER
- a CDS encoding DEAD/DEAH box helicase; translation: MNKVPERIYSIQVNDQTVPIHFDQEWIEHLQSTFQQDGPWNMWEVFQMAYQAEEVMKVEDFDELQCLSYLANVTPFPHQIHTAKKVLNEMHGRAILADEVGLGKTIEAGLIMKEYLIRGLAKKILILVPASLVLQWTRELNQKFDIPAVAQKKEWMWEQYDIIVASMDTAKRPPHREHIMNQNYDMLIVDEAHKLKNKNTKNWEFINSIRKKFILLLTATPIQNDMIELYNLVTLLKPGQLGRFHHFQKEHMKDKRSPKNKELLRNEIEKVMIRNKRSDENIELKFPKRIVQNILIELTEPERRLYNEISSFVKGQYRKFRGDIQNMLALITLQREICSSRDAAFITLVNMFKKSGGNEEMKEEILRLVRIAKEVDVQSKAEKVVSLLNELKDEKVIIFTEYRATQEFLMSKLAEQGIRSVPYRGGFNRGKKDWMMELFQRKAQVMVATEAGGEGINLQFCNHIINYDLPWNPMRVEQRIGRVHRLGQTKDVYIYNLSTNQTIEEHILYLLHEKINMFENVIGSLDTILERLQFKDIESNIMDIMVNSKDDQEVRDRLAGIGSQIKNGVNECK
- the gcvT gene encoding glycine cleavage system aminomethyltransferase GcvT; this translates as MAELKRTPLYPLYQKYGAKLIEFGGWELPVQFSGIIDEHKAVRERAGLFDVSHMGEVDIQGKDALQFIQKMITNDASKLVDGKALYSPMCYPDGGTVDDLLVYRLAEDHYLLVINAANIDKDVAWFMEHKKGDVEIKNISREVSQLALQGPLAEKVLQKIADIDLSTIGSFSFHPDVHLKGIKALVSRTGYTGEDGFEIYLSNDDAVKLYDIILEIGKDDGVIPCGLGARDTLRFEAKLPLYGQELSPTITPIEAGLAFFVKWDKGDFIGRDVLLQQKEQGTPRKLVGIEMIERGIPRSHYPVYVGDEQIGEITTGTQSPTLRKNLGLALIKTEHATIGNEVWVGIRNKKIKAQIVKTPFYKRSK
- the gcvH gene encoding glycine cleavage system protein GcvH codes for the protein MSELRQDLKYSKEHEWVEVLGDNKVRIGITDYAQNSLGDIVFVEVPGVGDEVTANETMGSVESVKAVSDVYCPVTGKVVEINESLEEAPEVINEDPYGKGWMVVVEISDPSELDQLLSAEEYDAFIKEEE
- the gcvPA gene encoding aminomethyl-transferring glycine dehydrogenase subunit GcvPA, whose translation is MKFRYIPNTGQDQQEMLTAIGIKSVGELFADIPETVRFKGHLNIPKAMSELEVTRHMQQLANKNKTLNEYTNFLGAGVYHHFIPSVVNHVISRSEFYTAYTPYQPEISQGELQAIFEFQTLIAELTGMEAANSSMYDGATSLAEAAAMAAGSTRRNKIVVSHAVHPESREVLKTTAKGHHLDIVEVGIKEGLTNLEELRHVIDEQTAAVIVQYPNFFGLIEDLYSIEKITHEKKVLFIVSANPMALPILKSPGEYHADIVVGDNQPMGIPVSYGGPHVGFFATTNKLIRKMPGRIVGQTVDDEGNRGFVLTLQAREQHIRREKATSNICSNQALMALASAVYMNAMGKQGIQEVAKQNLQKAHYAYQVLTSVKGIEPLFKGPFFNEFTIKLTKPVSEVNQELLKYGIIGGYDLSSAYPNLKNAMLIAVTEMNTKEQIDELAARLEGLL